In Gemmobacter sp. 24YEA27, a genomic segment contains:
- the rlmB gene encoding 23S rRNA (guanosine(2251)-2'-O)-methyltransferase RlmB — protein sequence MKKPAWVVDKERAKRAEAKETVWLFGLHAVRDALLNPKREKLRLVVTKNAFDKLEDAILASGLEPELVDTRAFDVPIDPGSVHQGAAMEVKPLNWGSLEEVAVSGEGAPLVVLLDRVTDPHNAGAVLRSAEVFGARAVIAPRHHSAPETGALAKTASGSLERQPYLRVTNLADAMNELRDMGFLLIGLAGEADLTLSDALSQAGTRPVGLVMGAEGPGLREKTRETCDLIARIPAAGGFGSLNVSNAAAVALYAATIR from the coding sequence ATGAAAAAACCAGCCTGGGTGGTCGATAAGGAACGCGCGAAGCGGGCAGAGGCGAAAGAGACCGTCTGGCTCTTCGGGCTGCATGCCGTTCGCGACGCGCTGTTGAACCCAAAGCGCGAGAAACTGCGTCTCGTGGTGACCAAGAACGCATTCGACAAGCTGGAGGATGCGATCCTCGCTTCGGGGCTTGAGCCGGAGCTGGTTGATACGCGGGCCTTCGACGTGCCGATTGATCCGGGTTCTGTGCATCAGGGCGCTGCGATGGAGGTGAAGCCGCTCAACTGGGGCAGCCTTGAGGAGGTCGCGGTCTCGGGTGAAGGCGCGCCGCTCGTGGTGCTGCTGGACCGGGTCACCGATCCGCATAATGCCGGTGCGGTGTTGCGTTCGGCCGAGGTTTTCGGGGCGCGTGCCGTGATCGCGCCGCGCCATCATTCCGCGCCGGAGACCGGGGCGCTGGCAAAAACCGCCTCTGGTTCGCTGGAGCGGCAGCCCTATCTCAGAGTCACCAATCTTGCCGATGCGATGAATGAGCTGCGCGATATGGGCTTTTTGCTGATCGGCCTTGCCGGCGAGGCGGATCTGACGCTGTCGGATGCGCTGAGCCAGGCCGGAACGCGGCCGGTCGGGCTGGTGATGGGCGCCGAGGGGCCCGGACTGCGCGAGAAAACCCGCGAGACCTGCGATCTGATCGCGCGTATTCCGGCGGCGGGCGGTTTCGGCAGTCTCAATGTCTCGAATGCGGCGGCGGTGGCGCTTTACGCGGCCACGATCCGTTAA
- the fsa gene encoding fructose-6-phosphate aldolase, giving the protein MKFFVDTADVDAIRELNDFGMVDGVTTNPSIILKSGRDILEVTKEICSIVAGPVSAEVVAEKADDMIAEGRKLAEIASNITVKVPLTWDGLKACKVLTDEGRMVNVTLCFSANQALLAAKAGATFISPFVGRLDDINLDGLDLIQDIRTIYDNYGFETQILAASVRTVNHAKDCALIGADVITAPPSVIKAMANHVLTDKGLEQFAKDWAKTGQKIL; this is encoded by the coding sequence ATGAAATTCTTTGTCGATACCGCTGATGTGGATGCCATCCGTGAGCTGAACGATTTCGGGATGGTGGATGGTGTGACCACCAACCCGTCGATCATCCTGAAATCCGGACGTGACATCCTGGAAGTCACCAAAGAGATCTGCTCGATCGTCGCGGGCCCGGTTTCGGCCGAGGTCGTCGCCGAGAAGGCCGATGACATGATCGCCGAAGGCCGCAAACTGGCCGAGATTGCCTCGAACATCACTGTCAAAGTGCCGCTGACCTGGGACGGTCTGAAAGCCTGTAAAGTGCTGACGGATGAGGGCAGGATGGTCAATGTGACGCTGTGCTTCTCGGCCAACCAGGCGCTGCTGGCGGCGAAAGCCGGTGCGACCTTCATCTCGCCCTTCGTTGGCCGTCTGGATGATATCAACCTCGACGGGCTGGATCTGATCCAGGATATCCGCACCATCTATGACAATTACGGGTTTGAGACGCAGATCCTCGCGGCCTCGGTCCGCACCGTGAACCACGCGAAAGACTGCGCGCTGATCGGGGCTGACGTGATCACCGCGCCGCCTTCGGTGATCAAGGCGATGGCGAACCATGTCCTGACCGATAAGGGGCTGGAGCAGTTCGCGAAAGACTGGGCCAAAACCGGCCAGAAAATCCTCTGA
- a CDS encoding DUF484 family protein, producing MIEPDLRDRILAEPENLLDDRDLMNALVAANERAMGSNVIDLRGIAMQRLETRLERLEDTHRSVISAAYENLAGTNQIHRAILQMLDPPDFAGFLAGLSGEVAATLRVDRVRLVLESAGGGDETGDSALSRLGNVLMIADPGFSAGYLAAGRKTASRSVTLRPVAAQVQATCDRIYGGHDFIRSEALLQLDFGPGRLPGMLALGAEDPHQFRPTQGTDLLAFFAGVFERSMRRFLS from the coding sequence ATGATCGAACCTGACTTGCGCGACCGCATTCTTGCGGAGCCGGAAAACCTGCTGGATGACCGCGACCTCATGAATGCCCTGGTGGCGGCGAATGAGCGGGCGATGGGCTCCAATGTCATTGACCTGCGCGGCATCGCCATGCAGCGGCTGGAGACAAGGCTGGAGCGGCTGGAAGATACCCATCGCTCGGTGATTTCCGCCGCGTATGAAAACCTTGCCGGCACCAATCAGATCCACCGCGCCATTTTGCAGATGCTCGACCCGCCGGATTTCGCCGGGTTTCTGGCTGGCCTCTCGGGGGAGGTCGCGGCAACGTTACGCGTCGACCGGGTGCGGCTGGTGCTGGAAAGTGCGGGCGGCGGCGATGAGACCGGGGACTCCGCCCTGTCGCGGCTGGGCAATGTGCTGATGATCGCCGATCCCGGCTTCAGCGCCGGATATCTCGCTGCCGGCCGCAAGACCGCCTCGCGCAGCGTCACCCTGCGCCCCGTGGCGGCCCAGGTCCAGGCCACGTGTGACCGCATCTATGGCGGCCATGACTTTATCCGCTCCGAAGCGCTTTTGCAGCTCGATTTCGGTCCAGGCCGGCTGCCCGGCATGCTGGCGCTTGGCGCGGAAGACCCGCATCAGTTCCGCCCGACCCAGGGCACCGATCTCCTGGCCTTCTTCGCGGGGGTTTTTGAGCGCTCCATGCGCCGGTTCCTGTCATGA
- a CDS encoding tyrosine recombinase XerC, with protein sequence MSDLAALTPQMRAALSDWLAGLSALGNASNHTIIAYRHDVVNWMGFLAAHHGEPAGPATIAGMSQSDLRAWMAHERKRGLSARSLARALSSVRSFARWLTERQEGLGEATVILSARSPKFRRRLPRPLSETQALGMIETVSLQARTDWQQARDMAVVTLLYGCGLRISEALSLTGADQPLPDMLRITGKGGKTRLVPVLPAARATVAEYVRLCPFQITGADALFRGARGGALNPRLIQKAMEQTRLQLGLPATATPHAMRHSFATHLLSAGGDLRSIQELLGHASLSTTEAYTAVDAARLMDVYAAAHPRAHSSPQRGVS encoded by the coding sequence ATGAGCGATCTCGCCGCGCTGACGCCACAGATGCGGGCGGCGCTGAGCGACTGGCTGGCCGGGCTTTCGGCACTGGGCAATGCCTCCAATCACACGATTATCGCCTATCGCCATGATGTGGTGAACTGGATGGGTTTTCTCGCCGCGCATCATGGCGAGCCGGCCGGTCCGGCGACAATTGCCGGCATGAGCCAGTCCGACCTGAGGGCCTGGATGGCACATGAGCGCAAGCGCGGGCTGTCGGCGCGGTCACTGGCGCGGGCGCTGTCTTCGGTGCGCAGCTTCGCGCGCTGGCTGACCGAACGCCAGGAGGGTCTCGGCGAGGCCACCGTGATCCTCTCGGCGCGGAGCCCGAAATTCCGCCGCCGCCTGCCAAGACCGCTCAGCGAGACCCAGGCGCTCGGGATGATCGAAACCGTCTCGTTACAGGCACGGACGGACTGGCAGCAGGCGCGCGATATGGCGGTGGTGACGCTGCTTTACGGCTGCGGCCTGAGGATTTCCGAGGCGCTGTCGCTGACCGGTGCCGATCAGCCGCTGCCCGATATGCTGAGGATCACGGGCAAGGGCGGCAAGACGCGGCTGGTGCCGGTGCTGCCGGCAGCGCGGGCAACGGTGGCAGAATATGTCCGGCTCTGTCCCTTTCAGATCACCGGGGCTGACGCGCTTTTCCGGGGAGCCCGCGGTGGTGCACTGAACCCGAGGCTGATCCAGAAAGCGATGGAACAGACGCGGCTGCAGCTTGGCCTGCCCGCAACCGCCACCCCCCATGCGATGCGCCACAGCTTCGCCACTCACCTCCTTTCGGCGGGTGGAGACCTGCGTTCGATCCAGGAATTGCTGGGTCATGCCTCGCTTTCGACCACCGAAGCCTATACGGCGGTTGACGCCGCGCGACTGATGGATGTCTATGCAGCCGCGCATCCCCGTGCGCATTCTTCTCCGCAACGGGGGGTTTCCTGA
- a CDS encoding CDP-alcohol phosphatidyltransferase family protein, which yields MSDRYKALSVHLLTASGAVLSMLAMLAAVEAKWSLMFLWLVVALIVDGIDGPLARKFDVQKNWPTYDGVLMDLIVDYLTYVFIPAYALFKSGLLTGWTGWIAIIVIVFGSVVYFADTRMKTRDKSFAGFPACWNMVVLVLFAVAPSQGVILALVIALTVTMFTNLKFIHPTRTKRWRNVSLPVSVAWIVFAAWAAWMDFAEGSLAHWGLIVTSLYLALAGILQQIIPEGIRRVR from the coding sequence ATGTCAGACCGCTATAAAGCCCTTTCCGTTCATCTGCTGACCGCCTCTGGTGCGGTGCTGTCAATGCTGGCGATGCTGGCTGCGGTCGAGGCAAAATGGAGCCTGATGTTCCTCTGGCTCGTCGTCGCGCTGATTGTCGACGGGATCGACGGGCCGCTGGCGCGCAAATTCGATGTGCAGAAAAACTGGCCGACCTATGATGGCGTGCTGATGGATCTGATCGTCGATTATCTGACCTATGTGTTCATTCCGGCCTATGCCCTGTTCAAATCAGGGCTGCTGACCGGCTGGACGGGCTGGATCGCGATCATCGTGATCGTCTTCGGCTCGGTGGTCTATTTCGCCGATACAAGGATGAAAACCCGCGACAAAAGCTTCGCGGGCTTTCCGGCCTGCTGGAACATGGTTGTGCTGGTGCTGTTTGCGGTCGCGCCCTCGCAAGGGGTGATCCTGGCTCTCGTGATCGCGCTGACGGTGACCATGTTCACCAATCTGAAATTCATCCACCCGACCCGGACCAAACGCTGGCGCAATGTCTCGCTGCCGGTCTCGGTCGCCTGGATCGTCTTTGCCGCCTGGGCCGCCTGGATGGATTTCGCTGAAGGCAGCCTCGCCCATTGGGGGCTGATCGTGACCTCGCTCTATCTCGCCCTTGCGGGTATCCTGCAGCAGATCATTCCGGAAGGGATCCGGCGCGTCAGATAA
- a CDS encoding DMT family transporter, with protein sequence MTFGVFLAVMAAAFLHALWNALIKLGTSKIGAMVVLSVMEVPIGLGVAYFMGPINPAAIPWVIAAGITHFAYKYFLSYAYERGDLSRVYPIARGAAPMLVTVAGIFLLTDVMSSRQYLAIAVLAAGILMMARGVFSSDENRKLVPFALGSALATACYTLIDGQGARISGNAVSYIAWVFVADGLIFSLGMLAMRGRKVVPMGFQAWKMGTIGAAASFGAYAIAVWAMTIAPIALVAALRETSILFAVLIGWLVFGERMSREKAAAALVIVAGVILTRV encoded by the coding sequence GTGACCTTTGGCGTCTTTCTCGCTGTCATGGCAGCGGCCTTCCTCCATGCGCTGTGGAATGCGCTGATCAAGCTTGGCACTTCCAAGATAGGTGCAATGGTGGTTCTGTCGGTGATGGAAGTGCCGATCGGCCTTGGCGTCGCCTATTTCATGGGGCCGATCAATCCGGCGGCAATCCCCTGGGTGATCGCGGCTGGGATCACGCATTTCGCCTATAAGTACTTTCTCAGCTATGCCTATGAGCGCGGTGATCTGAGCCGCGTCTACCCGATTGCGCGCGGGGCGGCGCCTATGCTGGTGACGGTGGCGGGGATATTCCTGCTGACCGATGTGATGAGTTCGCGCCAGTATCTCGCCATTGCCGTGCTGGCGGCCGGGATCCTGATGATGGCGCGGGGCGTGTTTTCGAGCGACGAGAACCGCAAGCTGGTGCCCTTTGCACTTGGCTCGGCCCTGGCGACCGCCTGCTATACGCTGATCGACGGCCAGGGTGCGCGGATCTCGGGTAATGCCGTGTCCTATATCGCCTGGGTTTTCGTGGCGGATGGGCTGATCTTCTCGCTGGGGATGCTGGCCATGCGCGGTCGCAAAGTGGTGCCGATGGGCTTTCAGGCCTGGAAGATGGGCACGATCGGCGCCGCCGCGAGCTTTGGCGCCTATGCGATTGCGGTCTGGGCCATGACCATTGCCCCCATCGCGCTGGTGGCGGCGCTGCGCGAAACCTCGATCCTGTTCGCGGTGCTGATCGGCTGGCTGGTCTTTGGCGAGAGGATGAGCCGGGAAAAGGCTGCGGCGGCGCTTGTTATTGTTGCCGGGGTGATCCTGACAAGGGTGTAA
- a CDS encoding methylated-DNA--[protein]-cysteine S-methyltransferase yields MTNFCLTPFGPVSLRDDGQQITALVWGEGEAGDSPLQREGLAQLAAWFERRLVQFDLPLDWGRGLHEKVRRAMAAIPQGETRSYGEIAKLTGAPAQAVGQACGANPIPIIIPCHRVLGAKTLGGFSAPGGVETKVALLRFEGAAGLLI; encoded by the coding sequence ATGACGAATTTCTGCCTCACCCCCTTTGGTCCCGTCTCATTGCGCGATGATGGCCAGCAGATCACCGCATTGGTCTGGGGGGAGGGCGAGGCCGGGGACAGCCCGCTGCAACGAGAGGGGCTCGCACAGCTCGCGGCCTGGTTCGAGCGCCGGCTGGTGCAGTTTGACCTGCCGCTCGACTGGGGCAGGGGGCTGCATGAAAAGGTCCGCCGCGCGATGGCGGCGATCCCTCAGGGCGAGACCCGCAGCTATGGCGAGATCGCGAAGCTGACAGGCGCGCCCGCCCAGGCTGTGGGCCAGGCCTGCGGTGCCAATCCGATCCCGATCATCATTCCCTGCCACCGGGTGCTGGGTGCAAAGACGCTGGGAGGCTTTTCTGCCCCCGGCGGTGTCGAGACCAAAGTGGCGCTCTTGCGGTTCGAGGGGGCGGCAGGGCTTCTGATATGA
- a CDS encoding LysR family transcriptional regulator, whose amino-acid sequence MSHPHLESDLMRGFLAVAEAGSVTLAASRLGRTQSAVSLLIRRLEENLGQPLFQRLARGVSLTARGEQLLPYAQRVVALLDEATLALREKPLTGPVRVGFPDEYSGTILPRALAAFDERHEGLQVSVLCDHSEKQLEALEEDRLDIAVIHDTSYFQEGELLAIDPTVWVTSMTHMQHLRSPLPVSVYIESSWCREFAEAALNHQGLRWRRAWYCDVASGMRNAVTNGMAISPLSRSTIPVGCRELTVEEGFPAIDSARVLLRRNPRGGSAAIEGMAAVLREAFRPLAMARAPGTEEKIAPERSVLAPRC is encoded by the coding sequence ATGTCACATCCCCATCTTGAAAGCGATCTGATGCGTGGCTTTCTCGCCGTGGCCGAGGCCGGCTCGGTGACGCTCGCGGCTTCACGGCTGGGCCGGACGCAATCGGCGGTCAGCCTGTTGATCCGGCGGCTGGAGGAAAATCTTGGCCAGCCTTTGTTCCAGCGGCTTGCGCGCGGCGTCAGCCTGACGGCGCGCGGCGAGCAGCTCTTGCCCTATGCGCAGCGCGTGGTCGCACTCTTGGATGAGGCGACGCTGGCATTGCGGGAAAAACCACTGACCGGGCCGGTCCGGGTGGGTTTTCCGGATGAATATTCCGGCACCATCCTGCCGCGCGCGCTTGCCGCCTTTGACGAACGCCATGAGGGGCTGCAGGTCTCGGTCCTGTGCGACCATTCCGAAAAACAGCTGGAAGCGCTGGAGGAAGACCGGCTGGACATCGCGGTGATCCATGACACCAGTTATTTCCAGGAAGGCGAGCTTCTGGCCATCGACCCGACGGTCTGGGTGACCTCGATGACCCATATGCAGCATCTCAGAAGCCCGTTGCCGGTCTCGGTCTATATCGAAAGCTCCTGGTGTCGCGAATTTGCCGAAGCGGCGCTGAACCACCAGGGGCTGCGCTGGCGGCGGGCCTGGTATTGCGATGTGGCCAGCGGCATGCGCAATGCGGTGACGAATGGCATGGCGATCTCGCCGCTGTCGCGGTCGACGATCCCCGTCGGATGCCGCGAACTGACGGTGGAAGAGGGCTTTCCGGCGATTGATTCGGCGCGGGTGCTGCTGCGGCGCAATCCGCGAGGCGGCTCGGCGGCGATCGAAGGCATGGCGGCGGTCCTGCGCGAGGCGTTCCGGCCCCTCGCCATGGCGCGGGCCCCGGGCACCGAAGAAAAGATCGCGCCCGAGCGCAGCGTGCTGGCACCTCGCTGCTGA
- a CDS encoding DUF1127 domain-containing protein — protein MFTRLKSQMQMRRSTAFLLNRADDRLLDDIGLTRGDLMAMHEGLEPDTGTANAQVLLPLWLGAKRAA, from the coding sequence ATGTTCACCCGCCTGAAATCGCAGATGCAGATGCGCCGCTCTACCGCGTTCCTGCTTAATCGCGCGGATGACCGGCTGCTGGACGATATCGGCCTGACCCGTGGCGATCTGATGGCCATGCATGAGGGTCTGGAGCCCGATACCGGCACCGCCAATGCGCAGGTTCTGTTGCCGCTCTGGCTTGGCGCGAAGCGCGCCGCCTGA
- the ileS gene encoding isoleucine--tRNA ligase yields MCAETTAETGVDYRDTVFLPETDFPMRGDLPNREPEWLARWARLEVYNRLRAKPGRPSFVLHDGPPYANGHLHIGHALNKTIKDIITRSHQMMGHDARYVPGWDCHGLPIEWKIEEQYRAKGLNKDDVSTVDFRQECRRFAEGWVDIQREEFKRLGVYGNWEDPYLTMAYHAEAVIAQDFMKLLMNGSLYQGSKPVMWSPVEKTALAEAEIEYHDHTSHTVWVRFRPASAASFPELDGCINTGLLNASVVIWTTTPWTIPQNRAVAYGPEIAYGLYRVDAADEKSTAVVGETLVLADALAEGVKAAAKVEAWTRLRDVKASEFEGVILRHPYHGVEGANGEWDYDVPMLPGDHVTDDAGTGFVHTAPSHGDDDYQMGVRFRLPMTYNVTEDSSYRADLPLFGGQHIILADGKEGPANVSNIKQMAYAGALLAKGKVKHSYPHSWRSKAPVIFRNTPQWFAAIDEKLDDGFGEFGDTIRKRALTSIEDLVEFTPVSGKNRLHSMIEHRPDWVLSRQRAWGVPLTCFTKKGAKPTDPDFLLRNETVNSRISDAFEKDGADVWYVEGFKEKVLEGVVNPADYDQVFDVLDVWFDSGSTHAFVLRDRADGTDDGIADVYMEGTDQHRGWFHSSLLQASATRGRAPYRNVVTHGFTLDEKGMKMSKSIGNTVAPQEIIAEYGADILRLWVAQTDYTLDQRIGPKIIKGTADSYRRLRNTLRFMLGALSGFQEAERLDAAEMPELEQWVLHRLAELDAEVRREYRAFNFAGVFQTLFNFATVDLSAFYFDIRKDALYCDAPDSLRRRAARTVLDLLFQRLTTWLAPILPFTMEDVWLSRHPGEESSVHLEDFCETPAGWKNETLAAKWDGIRAARRVVTGALEVERTAKVIGASLEAKPVVHVADTAMLAALNSVAFADICITSGIRVTDAAAPDGAFTLADAPAVKVVFAPAEGAKCQRCWQILPDVGGHKHPETCARCNSVLG; encoded by the coding sequence ATGTGCGCCGAAACCACCGCTGAAACGGGTGTCGACTACCGCGACACCGTATTTCTTCCCGAGACCGATTTCCCGATGCGCGGCGACCTGCCGAACCGCGAGCCCGAATGGCTGGCCCGCTGGGCGCGGCTTGAGGTCTATAACCGCCTGCGTGCGAAGCCGGGCCGCCCGTCTTTCGTGCTGCATGACGGCCCGCCCTATGCCAACGGCCATCTTCATATCGGCCACGCGCTGAACAAGACGATTAAAGACATCATCACGCGTTCGCATCAGATGATGGGCCATGACGCGCGCTATGTGCCGGGCTGGGATTGCCACGGTCTGCCGATCGAATGGAAAATCGAAGAGCAATACCGCGCCAAAGGGCTGAATAAGGACGATGTGAGCACCGTCGATTTCCGCCAGGAATGCCGCCGCTTTGCCGAGGGCTGGGTTGATATCCAGCGCGAGGAATTCAAGCGGCTGGGTGTCTACGGGAACTGGGAAGACCCATATCTCACAATGGCTTACCATGCCGAGGCGGTGATCGCCCAGGATTTCATGAAGCTGTTGATGAACGGCTCGCTCTATCAGGGGTCGAAGCCCGTCATGTGGTCGCCGGTCGAGAAGACCGCCCTGGCCGAGGCCGAGATCGAATATCACGACCATACGAGCCACACGGTCTGGGTGCGGTTCCGCCCTGCATCCGCGGCAAGCTTCCCGGAGCTGGATGGCTGCATCAATACCGGGCTGCTGAATGCCTCGGTGGTGATCTGGACCACCACGCCCTGGACCATCCCGCAAAACCGCGCGGTCGCTTACGGGCCAGAGATCGCTTACGGTCTGTACCGTGTCGATGCCGCAGATGAGAAATCGACGGCCGTGGTCGGAGAGACCCTGGTGCTGGCCGATGCGCTGGCCGAAGGCGTTAAGGCTGCGGCAAAGGTCGAGGCCTGGACCCGTCTGCGCGATGTGAAAGCATCGGAATTCGAAGGCGTGATCCTGCGCCACCCCTATCACGGGGTTGAGGGCGCGAATGGCGAATGGGATTATGACGTTCCCATGCTGCCGGGCGACCATGTCACCGATGATGCGGGCACCGGCTTTGTCCATACCGCGCCGAGCCATGGCGATGACGACTATCAGATGGGCGTCAGGTTCAGGCTGCCGATGACCTATAATGTCACCGAAGACAGCTCGTATCGCGCCGATCTGCCGCTGTTCGGCGGCCAGCACATCATCCTTGCCGATGGCAAGGAAGGCCCGGCCAATGTCTCGAATATCAAGCAGATGGCCTATGCGGGTGCGCTGCTGGCTAAGGGCAAGGTCAAGCACAGCTATCCCCATAGCTGGCGCTCGAAAGCGCCGGTGATCTTCCGCAACACGCCGCAATGGTTCGCCGCCATCGACGAAAAGCTGGATGACGGCTTTGGCGAGTTCGGCGATACGATCCGCAAACGCGCCCTGACCTCGATCGAGGATCTGGTGGAATTCACCCCGGTTTCCGGCAAGAACCGCCTGCATTCGATGATCGAGCACCGCCCCGACTGGGTGCTGTCGCGTCAGCGCGCCTGGGGTGTGCCGCTGACCTGCTTTACCAAAAAAGGCGCGAAACCGACCGACCCGGATTTCCTGTTGCGCAATGAAACGGTCAACAGCCGCATCTCTGACGCCTTTGAAAAAGACGGCGCCGATGTCTGGTATGTGGAAGGCTTCAAGGAAAAAGTGCTCGAAGGCGTGGTTAATCCGGCGGATTATGACCAGGTCTTTGATGTGCTCGATGTCTGGTTCGATTCCGGTTCGACCCATGCTTTCGTGCTGCGTGACCGCGCCGACGGCACCGATGACGGCATCGCCGATGTCTATATGGAAGGCACCGACCAGCATCGCGGCTGGTTCCATTCGTCTTTGTTGCAGGCTTCGGCCACGCGCGGCCGCGCGCCCTACCGCAATGTGGTGACGCATGGTTTCACGCTGGATGAGAAGGGCATGAAAATGTCCAAATCCATCGGCAACACGGTCGCGCCGCAAGAGATCATCGCCGAATATGGCGCCGATATCCTGCGGCTCTGGGTGGCGCAGACCGATTACACGCTGGATCAGCGGATCGGGCCGAAGATCATCAAAGGCACCGCCGACAGCTATCGCCGGCTGAGGAATACTTTGCGTTTCATGCTGGGCGCATTGTCCGGCTTCCAGGAGGCCGAGCGCCTCGACGCGGCGGAAATGCCCGAGCTGGAGCAATGGGTGCTGCACCGCCTCGCGGAACTCGATGCCGAAGTGCGGCGCGAATACCGTGCCTTCAATTTTGCGGGCGTGTTCCAGACGCTGTTCAACTTTGCGACGGTCGATCTCTCGGCCTTCTATTTCGACATCCGCAAGGATGCGCTTTATTGCGATGCGCCCGACAGTCTCCGCCGCCGGGCCGCGCGCACGGTGCTGGATCTGTTGTTCCAGCGCCTGACGACCTGGCTCGCACCGATCCTGCCCTTCACGATGGAAGATGTCTGGCTCTCGCGCCATCCGGGCGAGGAGAGCTCGGTTCATCTTGAGGATTTCTGCGAGACACCGGCAGGCTGGAAAAACGAGACCCTCGCCGCGAAATGGGACGGGATCCGCGCCGCCCGCCGCGTCGTGACCGGCGCGCTGGAGGTGGAGCGTACCGCCAAGGTGATCGGCGCCAGCCTTGAGGCGAAGCCGGTGGTCCATGTGGCGGATACGGCGATGCTGGCCGCGCTGAATTCGGTCGCCTTCGCCGATATCTGCATCACCAGCGGCATCCGCGTGACCGATGCCGCCGCGCCGGATGGGGCTTTCACCCTGGCCGATGCACCGGCGGTGAAAGTGGTCTTCGCCCCGGCGGAAGGCGCGAAATGCCAGCGCTGCTGGCAGATCCTGCCCGATGTCGGCGGCCACAAGCACCCCGAGACCTGCGCGCGCTGTAACAGCGTCCTGGGCTGA
- a CDS encoding NAD(P)/FAD-dependent oxidoreductase gives MAGKSTAKTLEIAVVGAGMGGLAAASLLARDGHRVTLVERFATPRPLGSGLVVQPVGLAVLDELGQGDAARALGAPLRRMRGWSVNRLAGATRSRIALDVHYPAADPACAMHRASLFHVLWQAMQASPVTLISGETVREAPLRQGRRVLVSDNGEIGGFDLVIDASGAGSALSPLKARELGYGAIWTHVPWPEGSDQGQDQLRQRYFRASRMAGLMPIGRLPGEAGARAAVFWSMPRADLAGWDEARFQAWKAEASAFWPVMQPFLAGLDHTGKMTTALYSHGTLDRPYAPGLVFIGDSAHRASPQLGQGANMALLDALALREALRGDIDEAPAAYARMRRWHVRIYQLFSLFLTPAYQSDSRVLPQIRDLFLARISLVPPMPQILTRLVAGHLVPPLASKRWP, from the coding sequence ATGGCGGGGAAAAGCACGGCAAAAACGCTTGAGATCGCCGTGGTGGGTGCCGGCATGGGCGGGCTGGCGGCGGCAAGCCTGCTTGCGCGCGACGGCCACCGGGTCACGCTGGTCGAGCGGTTTGCGACGCCGCGCCCGCTGGGCTCGGGGCTGGTGGTGCAGCCAGTGGGCCTGGCCGTGCTGGACGAGCTGGGCCAGGGCGATGCAGCCCGCGCGCTCGGGGCGCCGCTCCGGCGGATGCGGGGCTGGTCGGTCAACCGTCTTGCAGGCGCCACCCGCAGCCGCATCGCGCTTGATGTGCATTACCCGGCCGCAGACCCCGCCTGTGCGATGCATCGCGCAAGCCTTTTTCATGTGCTCTGGCAGGCGATGCAGGCATCCCCGGTCACACTGATCAGCGGCGAGACGGTGCGAGAGGCACCGCTGCGCCAGGGCCGGCGGGTACTGGTCTCGGACAATGGCGAGATCGGCGGTTTTGACCTGGTGATCGATGCCTCCGGCGCGGGTTCGGCGCTGTCGCCTTTAAAGGCGCGGGAGCTTGGCTATGGCGCGATCTGGACGCATGTCCCCTGGCCCGAAGGATCTGATCAGGGCCAGGATCAGCTGCGCCAGCGTTACTTTCGCGCAAGCCGCATGGCCGGCCTGATGCCCATCGGCCGCCTGCCCGGCGAGGCGGGCGCCCGCGCCGCCGTCTTCTGGTCGATGCCGCGCGCGGATCTGGCGGGCTGGGATGAAGCACGTTTCCAGGCCTGGAAGGCCGAGGCCAGCGCCTTCTGGCCCGTGATGCAGCCCTTCCTTGCTGGCCTGGATCATACCGGCAAGATGACGACAGCACTGTACAGCCATGGCACGCTGGACCGGCCTTATGCGCCGGGGCTGGTCTTTATCGGTGACAGTGCACATCGCGCCAGCCCGCAGCTTGGCCAGGGCGCGAATATGGCGCTGCTTGATGCTCTGGCGCTACGCGAGGCGCTGCGCGGTGATATCGATGAGGCGCCCGCGGCCTATGCCAGAATGCGGCGCTGGCATGTGCGGATCTACCAGTTGTTCAGCCTGTTCCTGACCCCGGCCTATCAGTCGGACAGCCGGGTTCTGCCACAGATCCGGGATCTGTTTCTGGCCCGGATCTCGCTGGTGCCACCAATGCCGCAGATATTGACGCGGCTGGTGGCTGGGCATCTCGTACCGCCTCTGGCCTCGAAACGCTGGCCCTGA